The Engystomops pustulosus chromosome 4, aEngPut4.maternal, whole genome shotgun sequence genome contains a region encoding:
- the LOC140128322 gene encoding uncharacterized protein, with the protein MNLRDEEKQKLDQFLTDLSLLGSLQGFRYFQPWLRGREEILLTVVNDDVGCPPPRSPGSLSSDTSYHLPTCSSDQSTPRGSALLPPASPCDREIAIPETHCTLFLLAAYAKYGRPYVWVRSNHQRFTGTELCDRDSPLMLPSYTEWDTKDVGVWHIVWDVVSTCVSPPPRNPLAVDFTYLKSLPLPERSLSSGALVSFFHNLLVREPRGTPLFLYVWEELADLTRLHANTLQDLKEQNLIKNLI; encoded by the exons GGCTTCCGATACTTCCAGCCATGGCTGAGGGGGAGAGAAGAGATATTACTGACTGTGGTGAATGATGATGTG GGTTGTCCTCCTCCTCGCTCTCCGGGGTCTCTTAGCAGTGACACCAGTTATCACCTTCCTACATGTAGCAGTGACCAGTCCACACCTCG GGGTTCTGCGCTGCTGCCTCCGGCTTCTCCGTGTGATCGGGAGATCGCTATTCCT GAGACGCACTGCACCCTGTTCCTGCTGGCAGCGTATGCCAAGTATGGGCGCCCCTATGTGTGGGTGAGGTCCAATCATCAGCGATTCACCGGCACCGAACTGTGCGATAGAGACTCGCCCCTGATGCTGCCGTCTTATACTGAGTGGGACACGAAGG ATGTGGGGGTGTGGCACATTGTGTGGGATGTGGTCAGCACCTGTGTCTCTCCGCCCCCGAGGAACCCCCTGGCTGTGGACTTTACCTATCTGAAGTCTCTTCCCCTTCCGGAGAGGTCACTCTCCTCGGGGGCTTTGGTCAGTTTCTTTCATAACTTATTGGTGAGAGAGCCTCGGGGCACCCCCTTATTCTTATACG TGTGGGAGGAGCTAGCTGACCTTACACGCCTCCATGCTAACACCCTACAGGATTTAAAGGAGCAGAACCTCATCAAGAACCTGATCTAA